The Geobacter sp. AOG2 genome includes a window with the following:
- a CDS encoding MdtB/MuxB family multidrug efflux RND transporter permease subunit, producing the protein MNISRLFILRPVATTLLMVAILLAGAVAYKQLPVAALPQVDYPTIQVRTFYPGASPDVVATSITAPLERQFGQMPGLTQMTSTSSNGSSVITLQFSLELSLDVAEQEVQAAINAGFTFLPKDLPNPPVYSKVNPADAPIMTLALTSDSLPLPKVEDLADTRLAQKISQLPGVGLVSISGGQRPAVRVHANPTALASYSLTMEDLRSSIAAANVNQAKGGFDGPRQAYIIGANDQLYSSKDFRPLVVAYKNGAPVRLSDVAEVVDDAENLNQAAWINNSPAVILNIQRQPGANVIEVVDRIKRLLPQLQTSLPASVKVSVLTDRTTTIRASVRDVQHEMLLAIALVVLVIFLFLRNFAATTIPSVAVPLSLVGTFGVMYLLGFSLNNLSLMALTISTGFVVDDAIVMIENISRYVEKGETPLQAALKGSQQIGFTILSLTVSLIAVLIPLLFMGDVVGRLFREFAVTLGVTILISAVVSLTLTPMMCSRLLKHVPEERQGRFYHVSQLFFDRTIAAYGRTLQWVLRHQTATLVVAVGTLLLTVVLYVMVPKGFFPVQDTGAIQGISEASQSISFSAMAERQQELARTILKDPAVESLSSFIGIDGVNTTLNSGRILINLKPLEKRDASASEVIRRLQPELARISGITLFMQPVQDLTVDAKVSRTQFQYTLEDPNTDELKILAPRIVEAMKNRPELRDVSSDQQDLGLRVNLDIDRNTAARFGITPQNIDDVLYDSFGQRQISTIFTELNQYRVVLGVKPDFRQGPSGLQSIYLRSTDGGQVPLSTITRATESTGPLVINRQGQFPAVTTSFNLAPGRALGEAVTAVEEATKSLGLPASIRGSFQGTAQAFKASLSNEPLLILAALITVYIVLGVLYESFIHPVTILSTLPSAGVGAVLSLMVCRTDLSVIAIIGIILLIGIVKKNGIMMVDFALDAERNEGKSPDEAIYQACLLRFRPIMMTTMAALLGALPLALGHGVGSELRRPLGISIVGGLIFSQILTLYTTPVIYLAFDRLARRRGNRRVTDEAVKSPDLTAS; encoded by the coding sequence ATGAACATCTCTCGTCTCTTCATATTGCGTCCCGTGGCGACAACATTGCTGATGGTCGCCATCCTGCTGGCCGGTGCCGTTGCCTACAAACAACTGCCGGTAGCGGCGTTGCCGCAGGTAGACTACCCCACCATACAGGTACGCACCTTTTATCCCGGCGCCAGTCCGGACGTGGTTGCGACATCTATCACCGCGCCGCTGGAGCGCCAGTTTGGCCAGATGCCGGGTCTGACCCAGATGACCTCCACCAGCTCCAACGGCTCGTCGGTCATCACGCTCCAGTTCAGCCTGGAGCTCTCCCTGGACGTGGCCGAACAGGAGGTACAGGCAGCCATCAACGCCGGTTTTACCTTCTTGCCCAAGGATTTACCCAATCCGCCGGTCTACAGCAAGGTCAATCCGGCCGACGCGCCGATCATGACCCTGGCGCTTACGTCCGATTCCCTGCCGCTGCCCAAGGTTGAAGACTTGGCGGACACCCGTCTGGCCCAGAAGATATCCCAACTGCCCGGCGTCGGCCTGGTCAGCATCAGCGGCGGCCAGCGTCCGGCGGTGCGGGTCCATGCCAATCCCACTGCCCTGGCCTCCTACAGCCTGACTATGGAAGACCTTCGCAGCTCCATTGCCGCTGCCAACGTCAACCAGGCCAAGGGGGGCTTCGATGGCCCTCGCCAGGCCTATATCATTGGCGCCAATGACCAGCTTTACTCCAGTAAGGACTTCCGGCCGCTGGTGGTGGCCTACAAGAACGGTGCTCCGGTTCGACTCTCCGATGTGGCCGAAGTGGTGGACGACGCCGAGAATCTCAACCAGGCGGCCTGGATCAACAATAGCCCTGCGGTAATACTCAACATCCAGCGCCAGCCGGGAGCCAACGTGATTGAGGTCGTGGACCGGATCAAAAGACTGCTACCCCAACTTCAAACCTCGTTGCCGGCCTCAGTCAAGGTATCGGTGCTGACTGATCGTACCACCACCATTAGGGCCTCGGTACGAGACGTCCAGCACGAAATGCTGTTGGCCATTGCCCTGGTCGTGCTGGTCATCTTCCTGTTCCTGCGCAACTTTGCGGCCACCACCATCCCCAGCGTTGCCGTGCCGTTGTCGCTGGTGGGTACCTTCGGGGTCATGTACCTCCTGGGTTTTAGTTTGAACAATCTCTCCCTAATGGCCCTGACTATCTCCACCGGTTTCGTGGTTGACGACGCCATTGTTATGATCGAGAACATCTCCCGTTACGTGGAGAAGGGAGAAACGCCACTCCAGGCAGCCCTCAAGGGCTCCCAGCAGATCGGTTTTACCATCCTGTCGCTGACCGTCTCGCTGATCGCCGTCCTGATACCGCTGCTCTTCATGGGTGATGTGGTAGGGCGTCTGTTTCGAGAATTCGCCGTCACTCTGGGGGTCACCATCCTGATCTCGGCTGTGGTCTCCCTGACGCTTACGCCCATGATGTGCTCCCGACTGCTCAAACATGTGCCTGAAGAACGTCAAGGCAGATTCTACCACGTTTCACAACTTTTTTTTGACAGGACTATAGCTGCATACGGCAGGACGCTGCAGTGGGTGTTGCGCCACCAGACCGCAACGCTGGTGGTGGCCGTTGGGACCTTGTTGTTGACCGTCGTGCTGTATGTGATGGTACCTAAGGGGTTTTTCCCGGTTCAGGATACCGGGGCCATTCAGGGCATTTCCGAGGCGTCCCAGTCAATCTCCTTCAGTGCCATGGCCGAACGTCAGCAGGAGTTGGCGCGAACTATTCTCAAAGATCCGGCGGTGGAAAGCCTGTCGTCGTTCATCGGGATCGACGGGGTCAACACGACTCTCAATAGCGGACGAATTCTGATAAATCTGAAACCGCTGGAAAAACGGGACGCCAGCGCCAGTGAGGTCATTCGTCGGCTCCAGCCGGAATTGGCCAGGATCAGCGGCATCACGCTCTTCATGCAGCCGGTGCAGGACCTCACCGTGGACGCCAAGGTCAGCCGTACCCAGTTCCAGTACACCCTGGAGGATCCGAACACCGATGAATTGAAGATCCTGGCTCCCCGGATCGTCGAAGCCATGAAGAATCGGCCCGAGCTGCGTGACGTCAGCAGCGATCAGCAGGACCTGGGCCTGCGGGTCAACCTGGATATAGACCGCAACACGGCCGCCCGCTTCGGCATCACCCCCCAGAATATTGACGACGTGCTTTACGATTCCTTTGGTCAGCGCCAAATCTCCACCATCTTTACCGAACTGAACCAGTACCGGGTGGTGCTCGGGGTCAAGCCGGATTTTCGCCAAGGTCCCAGCGGCTTGCAATCGATCTATCTGCGTAGCACCGATGGCGGACAAGTGCCGCTCAGCACCATCACACGCGCCACGGAATCGACCGGGCCGCTGGTGATCAATCGCCAGGGGCAGTTTCCTGCTGTCACGACCTCCTTCAACCTGGCACCCGGCAGGGCGTTGGGTGAGGCGGTGACAGCGGTGGAAGAAGCCACGAAAAGCCTCGGCCTGCCGGCTAGCATCCGGGGAAGTTTCCAGGGGACGGCCCAGGCCTTCAAGGCTTCTCTCTCCAACGAACCGCTGCTGATCCTGGCGGCCCTGATCACGGTCTACATCGTGTTAGGCGTGTTATACGAAAGCTTTATCCATCCGGTTACGATCCTCTCTACTCTGCCGTCGGCCGGGGTAGGGGCGGTCCTGTCTCTTATGGTCTGTCGTACCGATCTGAGCGTAATCGCCATCATCGGTATCATCCTCCTGATCGGTATCGTCAAGAAAAACGGCATCATGATGGTGGACTTTGCCCTGGATGCCGAACGCAATGAAGGCAAGTCCCCGGACGAAGCCATCTACCAGGCCTGTCTCCTGCGCTTCCGGCCAATCATGATGACCACCATGGCCGCACTCCTGGGGGCGCTTCCCCTGGCATTGGGGCACGGGGTTGGCTCGGAATTGCGCCGCCCCTTGGGGATTTCCATCGTTGGCGGCCTGATCTTCAGCCAGATACTGACGCTCTATACTACGCCGGTGATCTACCTGGCCTTTGACCGGTTGGCACGGAGACGAGGGAACCGCCGGGTGACGGATGAAGCGGTCAAGAGCCCCGACCTTACAGCATCATGA
- a CDS encoding MdtA/MuxA family multidrug efflux RND transporter periplasmic adaptor subunit: MTIQFHQEETNSVPSKGTSSIPRFRLWLLIIPLAVLVAFGVYLYLGGKATEAAKQTTAKAALQATPVTAQAARKADVGVYITGLGNVTPLNTVTVKSRIDGQLMDVRFKEGQTVNRGDLLAIIDPRPYQVQLTQAEGQMIHDQELLRNARLDLQRYKLLWQQDSISKQQLDTQDALVRQYEGTVKVDKGQIDSAKLQLVYSRITAPISGRVGLRQVDAGNIIHASDTNGLVVITQLEPITVIFPVPEDSLPQVLGKFRSGASLAVDAFDREQKHKLATGKLLTIDNQIDPTTGTVKFKAVFSNKDNTLFPNQFVNARLLVETRRNSVVIPASAIQRGSQGTYIYLVKADKTVTIRPVTVGVIQGDDIAVTSGLEAGEMVVVDGAERLREGSKVEVREAGRQRSLGGSKGAAVPGSPQSPGEHREEGQK, translated from the coding sequence ATGACCATACAATTCCATCAAGAAGAGACAAACAGCGTACCATCAAAAGGCACTTCCTCGATCCCGCGATTTCGGCTCTGGCTACTAATCATACCGTTGGCGGTACTCGTGGCCTTTGGCGTGTATCTGTATCTGGGGGGGAAAGCAACCGAGGCCGCCAAACAGACGACGGCAAAGGCTGCTCTTCAGGCCACGCCAGTAACAGCGCAGGCTGCTCGAAAGGCGGATGTGGGCGTCTATATCACAGGTCTTGGCAACGTGACCCCCCTCAACACGGTCACCGTTAAGTCCCGTATAGACGGGCAGCTTATGGACGTGCGCTTCAAGGAGGGACAGACCGTCAATCGTGGTGATCTCCTGGCAATCATTGATCCGCGGCCGTACCAGGTGCAACTGACCCAGGCCGAAGGCCAGATGATCCACGACCAGGAACTATTGAGGAATGCGCGTCTCGACCTGCAACGATATAAGCTTTTATGGCAACAGGACTCCATTTCTAAACAGCAGTTGGACACCCAGGATGCCCTGGTGCGCCAGTATGAAGGGACCGTCAAGGTTGACAAGGGGCAGATAGACAGCGCCAAACTGCAACTGGTCTACAGCAGGATTACGGCGCCCATCAGCGGCAGGGTCGGTCTGCGCCAGGTTGACGCCGGCAACATTATCCATGCCAGCGACACCAATGGTCTGGTGGTGATTACTCAACTCGAGCCAATCACGGTGATATTTCCCGTCCCCGAGGACAGTCTTCCCCAAGTGCTCGGCAAGTTCAGATCAGGGGCAAGCCTTGCGGTGGATGCCTTTGACCGGGAGCAGAAACATAAGCTTGCCACAGGGAAGCTCCTGACCATCGACAACCAGATTGATCCGACCACCGGTACGGTCAAGTTCAAGGCGGTCTTTTCCAACAAGGACAACACCCTGTTCCCGAACCAATTCGTCAATGCCCGCCTGCTGGTTGAGACCCGGCGCAATAGCGTCGTGATCCCGGCCTCGGCCATTCAGCGCGGATCCCAGGGAACCTACATCTACTTGGTAAAGGCAGATAAAACCGTTACTATTCGTCCAGTTACCGTTGGCGTCATCCAGGGCGACGATATCGCCGTCACCTCCGGCCTCGAAGCGGGCGAGATGGTGGTGGTGGACGGTGCTGAACGCCTGAGGGAGGGCAGCAAGGTGGAGGTCCGGGAAGCTGGCCGTCAGCGGAGTCTTGGTGGTTCTAAAGGGGCGGCTGTCCCCGGAAGTCCGCAAAGTCCGGGCGAACATCGGGAAGAGGGACAGAAATAA
- the lpxC gene encoding UDP-3-O-acyl-N-acetylglucosamine deacetylase, whose amino-acid sequence MIKRQTTINRIFKITGIGLHTGQPVNLEFLPRREFGIAFVINGQMIPARYDMVADTRLSTLIAKEGASVSTIEHLMAAFYFSGITNCLVYIDGPEVPIMDGSAWEFYQGMWKAGVYEFPENGVYLKVLRPVEVSRNDAFLRVKPLNTLEITMSIEFRSPVGKQKKRVTDVENAFSIINSRTFGFIEELEAIRKAGLAKGATLDNAVAIGEDSIVNPHGLRYKKELVNHKILDLIGDLYTSGYRILGKVEANKTGHHLNNLLLKEIFSDPANYAIY is encoded by the coding sequence ATGATCAAACGTCAGACAACCATCAACCGTATTTTCAAGATTACCGGGATAGGCCTTCATACCGGCCAACCGGTCAACCTGGAGTTCCTTCCCCGTCGCGAGTTTGGCATAGCCTTTGTCATCAACGGCCAGATGATTCCGGCCCGCTACGACATGGTGGCCGACACGCGCCTCTCGACACTGATCGCCAAGGAGGGCGCATCGGTTTCCACCATCGAACACCTGATGGCGGCCTTTTATTTCTCCGGCATCACCAACTGCCTGGTTTATATTGACGGACCCGAAGTGCCTATCATGGACGGCTCGGCTTGGGAGTTTTATCAGGGTATGTGGAAGGCAGGTGTCTACGAGTTCCCGGAAAACGGCGTCTATCTGAAGGTGCTCCGCCCGGTGGAGGTCAGCCGCAACGACGCATTCCTGCGGGTCAAGCCGCTCAATACCCTGGAAATCACCATGTCCATCGAGTTCCGGTCACCGGTGGGAAAACAGAAAAAACGGGTCACGGACGTAGAGAATGCTTTCTCGATCATCAACTCCCGCACCTTCGGCTTCATCGAAGAGCTTGAAGCAATCCGCAAAGCGGGATTGGCAAAAGGTGCGACCCTGGACAATGCCGTGGCAATCGGGGAGGACAGCATCGTCAACCCCCACGGCCTGCGGTACAAAAAGGAGCTGGTGAACCACAAAATCCTGGATCTGATCGGCGACCTGTATACCAGCGGCTACCGCATCCTCGGCAAAGTGGAGGCCAACAAGACCGGTCATCACCTCAACAACCTGCTGCTGAAAGAGATCTTTTCAGACCCTGCCAATTACGCCATCTACTAA
- a CDS encoding hemolysin family protein, whose translation MDTVLVEILVIAIMIVLNGFFACSEFAIISVRKSRVAQLVDEGDNRASLIEVLQQDPHRLLALVQVGVTLTGATASTMGGIIAVDYLRPWFQNLGIGFLAQTAEPVAVTGMVVIISYLLLILGELVPKAIGLQYADAIALRVARPISVLARVGSVLVTLLTVSSKAVMRILHISANREPFISREEVQHIVAEGHESGVFSETEHEYIRNVFEFTHTCVREVMVPRTRMVALDLSTPPEQVVATLMENMYSRYPVYRGSIEEIAGVVHGKDILGRLVAGKQLDLAAIMLPPVFVPEGKKVNELLKEMQRNRNQMVLVVDEYGGLSGLVTTEDLIEELVGEIEDEHDVGEQPTIMRMEDGSLMVDGLLSVFDLAEALEIKLDEELPFETVAGMILQELGRFPLKGETVEWHGYRFLCDEVTQTAVLKVHVTALTPEPA comes from the coding sequence GTGGATACCGTACTCGTTGAAATACTGGTTATTGCAATCATGATCGTGCTGAACGGCTTTTTTGCCTGTTCGGAATTCGCCATCATATCCGTGCGCAAAAGTCGTGTCGCCCAACTGGTGGACGAAGGGGACAACCGGGCGAGCCTCATCGAAGTGCTCCAGCAAGACCCTCACCGATTGCTGGCGCTGGTGCAGGTCGGTGTAACCCTGACCGGCGCCACGGCCTCGACCATGGGCGGCATTATAGCCGTGGATTATCTCCGCCCCTGGTTCCAAAACCTCGGCATCGGCTTCCTGGCCCAGACAGCCGAACCGGTGGCGGTGACAGGTATGGTGGTTATCATCTCCTACCTGTTGCTCATCCTAGGTGAGTTGGTACCTAAGGCAATCGGGTTGCAATACGCCGATGCCATCGCCCTGCGGGTCGCCCGGCCCATCAGCGTGCTGGCCCGGGTTGGCTCAGTCCTGGTCACCCTTCTCACCGTTTCCAGTAAGGCGGTGATGCGAATTTTACACATTTCCGCCAACCGGGAACCCTTCATCTCCCGTGAAGAGGTACAGCACATCGTGGCCGAGGGACACGAGAGCGGCGTTTTCAGTGAGACTGAACACGAATACATCCGGAATGTCTTCGAGTTCACCCACACCTGCGTCCGCGAGGTGATGGTCCCGCGTACGCGCATGGTGGCCCTCGACCTTTCTACGCCGCCGGAACAGGTCGTCGCCACGCTGATGGAGAACATGTACTCCCGCTATCCGGTTTACCGCGGCAGTATTGAGGAGATTGCCGGAGTGGTGCACGGAAAGGATATCCTGGGACGGCTGGTGGCGGGCAAACAGCTCGATCTGGCGGCCATCATGCTGCCGCCGGTCTTTGTGCCTGAAGGCAAGAAGGTTAACGAGCTTCTTAAAGAGATGCAGCGCAACCGTAACCAGATGGTGCTGGTAGTGGACGAGTACGGCGGCCTGAGTGGCCTGGTCACCACAGAGGACCTGATAGAGGAGTTGGTGGGAGAAATTGAGGATGAACACGACGTTGGGGAACAACCCACCATCATGCGCATGGAGGACGGCAGTCTGATGGTGGACGGCCTGCTTTCAGTATTCGATCTGGCCGAGGCCCTTGAAATCAAGCTGGACGAGGAACTCCCCTTTGAAACCGTGGCCGGCATGATTCTTCAGGAGTTGGGCCGTTTCCCGCTTAAGGGTGAGACCGTCGAATGGCACGGCTACCGGTTCCTTTGTGATGAGGTGACGCAGACCGCCGTCCTCAAGGTTCACGTCACCGCCCTGACCCCCGAACCGGCATGA
- a CDS encoding DUF3971 domain-containing protein — MMKRSYIKLSGILLLIVGTLVVSLAFFLPYLLDINAYRDEILDSLQKSLNRKVAFSRGAFKWHFGPSFDFEGVTVKEPDNSTDFLKADRITVKLALLPLLDKRVVLRDVALDGADIRLVRNKDGKLNIDDLLAPGKEGMQIQFRKVQLKRSTIKWHDMAVGKEGLPEVAATNIALTLDHLARGRKGSVKLVCDMPALSGAPAKITLNGTVRLPEKGQSLLDMEVNGDADVKQAEIGRFWPYFGNHIPFANPGGRLDVATSFKGKPREFAAKGKIRVNNTAVIWPTIFHATVAPRFLLAEYDLKLNAKLLDIKTIDLSTDGFRIKGSVQLYDYASKDPRIVAKAATPGTFRYEDVRGYVPYGIIPTDTSDYIENKIKSGIFKLDTGVLDGRISQIAHMERGDNYNTLLIRGPVEKAVLSYGPKAPTFNNIKGTIELKGKNFNLIGMTGSFGSSPFKLQGSITEYNTDKQGNYPVRMEITPRAPEIAWLARIIGANKLDFNGNSNLVLTGSGHYSAYRLDGEWDLKQANYTFPGAIRKPAGMANHLAFSSTLPPGEVKLTSLAYTLPPLSVSANALLRYANKPYLGFDVQTNSFLLSDALPIMPMWQQYHPRGRVQAHIRGSGNPEDFSAMDYSGSIALNAFSFLPNPKLKPVSGINSTITFQGNSLETSSMNARYGDSLLHLRGRVKSMKNAEAEITLSSPQFFLRDLNLSPAKAANTSIRRLHAVLAIGDGKYAINRLSGLFNASNFSVSGDYITGAAPTANLAFSSSYLDLDDLFQLAKLSEQGGEEKQTPSPLNLNLKLNADAGKYEKVPYSRLSASLHQENGILYVQGLEAGLFNGKVTAKGRIAPGTGQDRRYDINFGIERVNAEPLLQALNVSKEVTGTLKLSGDLTARGATLADLKKTALGNVKLKLEKGTLRKFNVLSKMFSILNVSQLLKFQLPDMVSGGMPYNDIHGSFAFSDGSVATQNLFINSNAMNISVIGTADMVNEDLNFTIGVQPLQTVDKIVNRIPVVGWLLTGKGKSVVTAYFEAKGKWSDPQVSAIPVKSMAKGALNIFKRVFELPVKLFTDTGEVILGQ, encoded by the coding sequence ATGATGAAACGCTCCTACATCAAACTTTCCGGCATCCTGCTCTTGATCGTCGGTACCCTCGTAGTCAGCCTGGCCTTTTTTCTGCCATACCTGCTGGATATCAACGCCTACCGTGACGAGATCCTCGACTCCCTGCAAAAATCCCTCAACCGCAAGGTCGCATTCTCCCGCGGTGCGTTCAAATGGCACTTTGGCCCTTCCTTTGACTTCGAAGGCGTCACGGTTAAGGAACCGGACAACAGCACTGATTTCCTCAAGGCCGACCGCATAACGGTGAAGTTGGCCCTGCTGCCCCTGCTGGACAAACGTGTGGTGTTGCGCGACGTAGCCCTGGATGGCGCGGACATCCGCCTGGTACGGAACAAAGACGGGAAGCTGAACATCGACGATCTGCTGGCGCCGGGCAAAGAAGGCATGCAGATTCAGTTCCGCAAGGTGCAACTCAAGCGCAGTACGATCAAGTGGCACGACATGGCCGTGGGCAAAGAGGGGCTCCCGGAGGTTGCCGCCACCAATATTGCCCTGACCCTGGATCACCTTGCACGCGGCCGCAAGGGGAGCGTCAAGCTCGTCTGTGACATGCCTGCCCTATCGGGGGCTCCCGCCAAGATTACTCTGAACGGCACGGTCAGGCTTCCCGAAAAAGGCCAATCCCTGCTGGATATGGAAGTGAACGGCGACGCAGACGTCAAACAAGCCGAGATCGGCCGTTTCTGGCCTTACTTTGGCAACCACATACCTTTCGCCAATCCGGGCGGCCGCCTGGACGTCGCCACCAGCTTTAAGGGCAAACCCCGTGAATTTGCCGCTAAAGGCAAGATCCGCGTCAACAACACTGCCGTGATCTGGCCGACTATATTTCACGCCACCGTAGCTCCCCGCTTCCTTCTGGCGGAGTACGACCTGAAACTCAACGCCAAGCTGCTGGATATCAAAACCATCGACCTGAGCACCGATGGCTTCAGGATCAAGGGAAGCGTCCAACTATACGACTATGCGAGTAAAGATCCGCGCATCGTCGCCAAGGCGGCCACTCCGGGCACCTTCCGCTACGAGGATGTTAGGGGCTACGTTCCCTACGGAATCATCCCGACCGATACCAGTGACTATATCGAGAACAAGATCAAGTCCGGGATTTTCAAGCTGGATACCGGTGTGCTGGACGGACGAATCAGCCAGATCGCTCACATGGAACGGGGCGACAATTACAACACCCTTCTGATCCGGGGACCGGTTGAAAAGGCTGTCCTCAGTTACGGCCCCAAGGCGCCGACGTTCAACAACATAAAGGGCACTATCGAGTTGAAGGGGAAGAATTTCAACCTGATCGGCATGACCGGTTCCTTCGGCTCGTCACCATTCAAGTTGCAGGGCTCGATCACGGAATACAACACCGACAAACAAGGTAACTACCCGGTCCGCATGGAAATCACTCCCCGCGCCCCCGAGATAGCATGGCTGGCCAGAATCATCGGAGCAAACAAGCTCGATTTCAACGGCAACTCCAACCTTGTCCTGACCGGCAGCGGCCACTATTCAGCCTACCGGCTGGACGGCGAGTGGGATCTCAAACAGGCGAACTATACCTTTCCCGGTGCTATCCGTAAACCGGCGGGTATGGCAAACCACTTGGCCTTTAGTTCGACCCTCCCACCGGGCGAGGTCAAGCTGACCAGCCTGGCCTACACCCTGCCGCCCCTCAGCGTCTCCGCAAATGCCCTGTTGAGATACGCCAATAAACCGTATCTCGGTTTCGATGTGCAGACTAACTCGTTTTTGTTAAGCGATGCACTCCCCATCATGCCCATGTGGCAGCAGTACCACCCGCGGGGGAGGGTCCAGGCCCACATCCGCGGCAGCGGGAACCCCGAAGACTTTTCGGCCATGGATTATTCCGGCAGTATTGCCCTGAACGCATTTTCCTTTCTGCCCAACCCAAAACTGAAACCGGTCAGCGGCATCAACAGCACGATCACCTTCCAAGGCAACAGCCTGGAGACCTCCAGCATGAATGCCCGTTACGGCGACTCGCTCCTCCACCTGCGCGGCCGGGTCAAAAGCATGAAGAATGCCGAGGCCGAGATTACCTTGTCATCACCCCAGTTCTTTCTGCGCGACCTCAACCTCTCACCGGCCAAAGCAGCCAATACGAGCATCCGCCGCCTGCATGCCGTTTTGGCCATCGGGGACGGCAAATATGCCATCAACCGTCTGTCCGGGCTCTTTAATGCGTCCAATTTCAGCGTCAGCGGCGATTACATCACAGGGGCTGCCCCAACAGCCAATCTGGCGTTCAGTTCATCCTATCTCGACCTTGACGACCTGTTCCAACTCGCCAAACTCTCCGAACAGGGGGGCGAAGAAAAACAAACTCCATCACCCTTGAATCTGAATCTCAAACTGAATGCCGATGCGGGAAAATACGAAAAAGTTCCCTACTCAAGACTAAGTGCGTCCCTGCACCAGGAAAACGGCATTCTCTATGTTCAGGGGTTGGAAGCCGGGCTGTTTAACGGCAAGGTTACCGCAAAGGGACGTATTGCGCCGGGAACCGGCCAGGATCGGCGCTATGACATTAACTTCGGCATCGAGCGGGTCAATGCGGAGCCCCTTTTGCAGGCGTTGAACGTGAGCAAGGAGGTAACCGGAACCTTAAAACTGTCCGGCGACCTGACCGCCCGGGGGGCAACCCTTGCGGACCTCAAGAAAACAGCACTCGGCAACGTAAAACTGAAACTGGAAAAGGGCACCCTGCGCAAGTTCAACGTGCTCTCCAAAATGTTCTCGATCCTCAACGTGTCCCAACTGCTCAAATTCCAGCTCCCTGACATGGTGTCGGGCGGTATGCCCTATAACGACATTCACGGCAGCTTCGCCTTCAGCGACGGCAGCGTTGCAACGCAAAATCTTTTCATCAACAGCAATGCCATGAATATCTCGGTCATCGGCACGGCGGACATGGTAAATGAGGACCTCAATTTCACCATCGGTGTCCAACCGCTCCAAACCGTGGACAAGATCGTCAACCGTATCCCGGTGGTGGGCTGGCTGCTGACCGGCAAAGGAAAATCGGTAGTAACTGCCTATTTCGAGGCCAAGGGCAAATGGTCCGACCCGCAGGTGAGCGCTATTCCGGTCAAGTCCATGGCCAAAGGAGCCCTGAATATCTTCAAGCGCGTCTTTGAGCTGCCGGTGAAGTTGTTTACGGATACGGGAGAGGTCATACTGGGGCAATAG